A segment of the Candidatus Izimaplasma bacterium HR1 genome:
TTTATTTGACAACTTTTAAAAACTAGAATATAATACACTTGAACAATCTTCAGGGCAGGGTGAAATTCCCGACCGGCGGTAAAGTCCGCGAGCACGAAAGTGCATGAATTGGTGTAACTCCAATACCGATAGTACAGTCTAGATGGAAGAAGATAAAAATATATACCTTTTTTGGGTATATTATATCTTTTGAAATGAGTCCTAACGATTTTTCGTTAGAATTTTTTTATTTTAAAGGAGTGAAAAAAAGATGAAAAGAAGCAAAGTTTTACAAATTACGGTGATTGCGAACCTAACTGCACTAGCAGTTCTATTCTATTTCTTTCCAAAGTTCCCTTTACCATTCTTCCCCGGATTTCTAGAAATCCAGTTTTCAAATCTACCTGCAATTATAGGTGGATATGCACTTGGTCCTATTGCCGGTGGTGCAATTGTAGTTATTAGAACATTAATTAAATTACCTTTCTCAACAACAGCATATGTTGGAGAACTAGTTGATTTACTTATTGGTCTATCTACTGTTTTAACTTCAGCGTACATCTATAAGCGTAATCGTACTTTAAAAGGGGCATTACTAGGTATGGGTGTTGGTACAATTGTATGGGTTGTAGTAGCAGTAGCAGCAAACTATTTCTTTGTTATTGATTTCTACGTTGAATTTTTCTTCAACGGCGCAATCGAACCACTTGTTGGAATGGCTAGTATGATCCCAGGAATTACAGCAGAAAACTTTATGAGTAAGTATATCTTATATGCAGCTATTCCGTTTAACTTACTATTAAGTGTTATTGTCTATAGTGTGACATTCTTAGTCTATAAACGTATTTCACACTTCATTGATGAATTAGCAAAAAGATTTCAAAAGTAACAAGTAAAAAGGCATTTAATGCCTTTTTTTGT
Coding sequences within it:
- the ribU gene encoding Riboflavin transporter RibU produces the protein MKRSKVLQITVIANLTALAVLFYFFPKFPLPFFPGFLEIQFSNLPAIIGGYALGPIAGGAIVVIRTLIKLPFSTTAYVGELVDLLIGLSTVLTSAYIYKRNRTLKGALLGMGVGTIVWVVVAVAANYFFVIDFYVEFFFNGAIEPLVGMASMIPGITAENFMSKYILYAAIPFNLLLSVIVYSVTFLVYKRISHFIDELAKRFQK